One part of the Paraglaciecola sp. L3A3 genome encodes these proteins:
- a CDS encoding S1/P1 nuclease, with translation MKLNKLLLGISITVTSFQALSWGQTGHRVTGAIAEQYLTAKTQAAISALLPNEDLAEASTYPDEMRSDPSEFWKKTASPWHYVNVFDNKTYSDVAPPPEGNAVTALANFSKQLKSEHSSLAEKQLALRFIVHIIGDLHQPFHAGNGKDRGGNDVKLQFFWQDSNLHRVWDSELIDNQKLSYTEWTDRLNKKISKQQAKEWMNTDPLIWIAESAEIRKKAYPKEDKISWAYQYQQLPSVKQRLQMGGVRIAAYLNQLFK, from the coding sequence ATGAAATTAAATAAATTATTACTGGGTATCTCTATAACTGTTACCAGCTTCCAAGCGTTGAGTTGGGGGCAAACAGGCCACAGGGTAACAGGAGCTATTGCTGAACAATATCTGACAGCAAAAACACAGGCAGCTATTTCAGCATTATTACCAAATGAAGACTTAGCAGAAGCGTCAACTTACCCTGATGAAATGCGTTCTGATCCTAGTGAATTTTGGAAAAAAACGGCTAGCCCTTGGCACTATGTGAATGTTTTTGACAATAAAACTTATTCTGACGTGGCGCCACCACCTGAAGGCAATGCGGTTACAGCTTTGGCAAACTTTAGCAAACAACTAAAGAGCGAACATTCCAGCCTTGCCGAAAAACAATTAGCCTTGAGATTTATTGTCCACATTATTGGAGATTTACATCAACCTTTTCACGCTGGAAATGGTAAAGATAGAGGCGGTAATGATGTGAAGTTGCAGTTTTTTTGGCAAGACTCTAATCTACACCGAGTTTGGGATTCAGAGTTAATTGATAACCAAAAGTTATCCTATACAGAATGGACTGACAGACTCAATAAAAAAATATCTAAGCAACAAGCCAAAGAATGGATGAATACTGACCCATTGATATGGATTGCAGAAAGTGCCGAAATTAGAAAAAAAGCTTATCCCAAAGAAGATAAAATATCTTGGGCTTATCAATACCAACAATTACCCTCAGTGAAACAACGATTACAAATGGGCGGAGTCAGAATCGCCGCTTATTTAAACCAATTATTTAAGTAA
- the mpl gene encoding UDP-N-acetylmuramate:L-alanyl-gamma-D-glutamyl-meso-diaminopimelate ligase — MHLHILGICGTFMGGIAAIAKAMGHKVTGSDSNVYPPMSTQLESLGIELFEGYDPVQFSPQPDIVIIGNALSRGNQAVEYVLDKKLAYISGPQWLLENVLKDRWVIAVAGTHGKTSTASMLAWILEYADLNPGFLIGGIPQNFDVSARLGDSPFFVIEADEYDSAFFDKRSKFVHYRPNTLILNNLEFDHADIFEDLAAIQKQFHHLLRMVPNNGLVLHPKNDHNLTRVLDMGCWTPVQSIGGDWQADNATADGSQFDVLFKGQNCGTVNWHLLGEHNINNALMAIAAAKHSGVKSDLAIEALGKFVNVKRRMEVKAQINDITLYDDFAHHPTAIATTINGLRAKVGEARILAVLEPRSNTMKMGIHKDTLAASWDQADHVFIFEPTSLTWSMEDLLAQSKITAMLYKDMDILVKSIVSYAQPGDHILVMSNGSFAGIHQRLIDALRAKFA, encoded by the coding sequence ATGCATCTTCATATATTAGGCATTTGTGGCACTTTCATGGGCGGTATTGCCGCTATAGCTAAAGCTATGGGGCACAAAGTAACAGGTTCCGACAGCAACGTTTATCCCCCCATGAGCACCCAATTAGAGTCTTTAGGTATTGAATTATTTGAAGGTTACGATCCTGTTCAATTTTCTCCGCAACCTGATATTGTAATTATCGGCAACGCACTTTCTCGTGGTAATCAAGCTGTTGAATACGTGCTTGACAAAAAATTAGCCTATATAAGTGGCCCACAGTGGTTACTAGAAAATGTACTTAAAGATCGCTGGGTAATTGCCGTAGCCGGCACTCATGGTAAAACAAGCACAGCCAGTATGTTGGCTTGGATATTAGAATATGCAGACTTAAACCCTGGTTTTTTAATCGGGGGAATACCGCAAAATTTTGATGTCTCTGCCCGTTTAGGTGACAGTCCTTTTTTTGTGATAGAAGCTGACGAATACGATAGTGCTTTTTTTGATAAACGCTCCAAGTTCGTTCACTACCGTCCTAACACATTAATATTAAACAATTTAGAGTTCGACCACGCTGATATTTTTGAGGACTTAGCCGCCATTCAAAAACAATTCCATCATTTATTACGTATGGTGCCCAATAATGGTTTGGTATTACATCCCAAAAATGATCACAATTTAACCCGTGTTTTAGATATGGGTTGCTGGACTCCAGTTCAATCAATAGGAGGTGATTGGCAAGCAGATAATGCAACAGCTGATGGTTCTCAGTTCGATGTATTATTTAAAGGGCAAAACTGCGGCACAGTAAATTGGCACTTACTTGGGGAACACAATATCAACAATGCATTAATGGCTATTGCCGCAGCTAAACACAGTGGTGTGAAAAGCGATTTGGCTATAGAAGCACTTGGCAAATTTGTTAATGTAAAACGCAGAATGGAAGTCAAAGCACAAATTAACGATATTACTTTATATGATGACTTTGCTCATCATCCAACTGCTATAGCCACAACCATTAATGGCTTAAGAGCAAAAGTAGGTGAAGCTCGAATATTAGCAGTCCTAGAACCAAGATCTAATACCATGAAAATGGGTATACACAAAGACACACTTGCTGCATCTTGGGATCAAGCAGATCATGTATTTATATTTGAACCCACCAGCCTAACTTGGTCTATGGAGGATTTATTAGCCCAAAGTAAGATCACCGCTATGTTATATAAAGACATGGATATACTTGTGAAATCAATTGTTTCCTATGCCCAGCCAGGCGACCATATTTTAGTCATGAGTAATGGCAGTTTTGCTGGTATTCATCAGCGCCTTATTGATGCCTTAAGAGCAAAATTTGCATAA
- a CDS encoding class 1 fructose-bisphosphatase has translation MKRLNSQLQEDGAPMELILLLRTLLAGCKEISFRVSQGALAGVLGSTLSENVQGETQKKLDVISNQILKDILRESGYVKAISSEEEDDVVGCNPNGNYLVSFDPLDGSSNTDINSLIGTIFSITHAPQWMEPDDPSAFLQPGTQIVAAGYVLYGPSTMMALTTGKGTHLYTLDKTHGGFLLTTANVKISEETSEFSINASNQRHWESPIQNYVNDLLAGTEGPRERDFNMRWVAAMVGDIHRVLSRGGIFMYPYDARDPNKAGKLRLLYEANPMAFLVEQAGGLADTGAGRIMEVMPTEIHQRVPVLLGSKNEVEHCLTYNK, from the coding sequence ATGAAAAGATTAAATTCACAACTTCAAGAAGATGGCGCACCAATGGAGTTAATTTTATTATTAAGAACTCTATTAGCTGGCTGTAAAGAAATTTCATTTCGGGTTAGTCAAGGGGCATTAGCTGGGGTATTAGGTTCCACCTTAAGTGAAAATGTACAAGGTGAAACTCAGAAAAAGTTAGATGTTATTTCTAACCAAATATTAAAAGATATCTTAAGAGAGTCTGGGTACGTAAAAGCTATCTCATCAGAAGAAGAAGATGATGTAGTGGGATGTAATCCCAATGGTAACTACCTTGTGAGTTTTGATCCTCTTGATGGTTCGTCTAACACTGATATTAACAGCTTGATAGGTACGATATTTTCAATTACTCACGCTCCTCAGTGGATGGAACCCGATGACCCATCGGCATTTTTACAGCCAGGTACTCAAATTGTAGCGGCAGGGTATGTTCTGTATGGCCCGTCTACTATGATGGCATTGACGACAGGTAAAGGTACTCATTTATACACTTTAGATAAAACCCATGGCGGATTTTTGTTAACTACTGCTAATGTTAAAATATCTGAAGAAACGTCTGAGTTTTCAATTAACGCTTCCAATCAACGTCATTGGGAATCACCAATACAAAACTACGTTAACGATTTACTTGCAGGTACTGAAGGCCCAAGAGAAAGAGACTTTAACATGCGTTGGGTGGCGGCTATGGTTGGTGATATCCATAGAGTTTTATCTCGTGGTGGTATTTTTATGTATCCGTATGACGCGAGGGATCCAAATAAAGCAGGGAAATTACGCCTATTATACGAAGCAAACCCAATGGCTTTTTTAGTTGAACAGGCTGGTGGTTTAGCTGATACGGGGGCCGGACGTATAATGGAAGTCATGCCAACTGAAATTCATCAAAGAGTACCTGTTCTTTTAGGTTCTAAAAATGAAGTGGAACATTGTTTAACTTATAACAAATAG
- the uxaC gene encoding glucuronate isomerase — MIQKLHLHPDRLFSSDPVQRDIARRLYNKIKDLPIVSPHGHTDPSWFADNECFSNATELLVQPDHYLLRMLFSHGIPLESLGFTSKTTVPENEQVKVESDPKVIWRTFAEHYFLFQGTPTSIWLDYVFTNVFNMEYALCVENADDYYQQITSALQQDSFKPRALFERFNIEVIATTEGALDDLRYHKKIKESGWDGRVITAFRPDNVTDPEFEGFEDNLTKLAEITGINIDSFAGYLASLQNRRNYFKEMGATSTDHGHPTARTLDLADDEKEALYQKIRSTDFTPEEADRFRAQMLTELASMSIEDGLVMQIHPGVYRNHNQPLFEKFARDKGADIPVQVEFVENLRPLLNKYGCHPKMNIIVFTLDETTYSRELAPLAGHYPALKLGPAWWFHDSPEGMRRYRQQVTETAGFYNTVGFNDDTRAFLSIPARHDVARRMDCAFLAELVSDHRLTEQQAEQISYDLSYNLVKQAYYL, encoded by the coding sequence GTGATCCAGAAACTTCATTTACATCCAGACCGGTTATTTAGTTCAGACCCTGTACAACGTGACATAGCTAGAAGACTCTATAATAAGATTAAAGATTTACCTATTGTCAGCCCTCATGGGCACACTGACCCTAGCTGGTTTGCCGATAATGAATGTTTTTCGAATGCAACTGAGTTGTTAGTGCAACCTGACCATTATTTATTACGAATGTTGTTTAGTCATGGTATTCCTTTAGAGTCTTTAGGTTTTACAAGTAAAACTACTGTGCCAGAAAACGAACAAGTCAAAGTAGAAAGCGATCCTAAAGTAATCTGGCGTACCTTTGCTGAGCATTACTTTTTGTTTCAAGGTACTCCAACCAGTATTTGGTTAGATTATGTGTTTACTAATGTGTTCAACATGGAATACGCCCTTTGTGTAGAAAATGCTGACGATTATTATCAGCAAATTACCTCAGCTTTGCAGCAGGATTCTTTTAAACCTAGGGCCTTATTTGAGCGCTTTAATATTGAAGTTATAGCTACAACTGAAGGGGCATTAGATGATCTTCGATATCATAAAAAGATTAAAGAAAGTGGTTGGGATGGCCGAGTCATAACTGCTTTTCGACCAGATAATGTGACGGATCCTGAATTTGAAGGTTTCGAAGATAACTTAACTAAATTGGCTGAAATTACTGGTATCAATATTGATAGTTTTGCAGGTTATTTAGCTAGCTTACAAAATAGACGTAACTATTTTAAAGAGATGGGGGCTACTTCCACCGACCATGGGCATCCAACCGCCAGAACGTTAGATTTAGCTGACGATGAAAAAGAAGCCTTATATCAAAAAATTCGTTCTACAGATTTTACCCCTGAAGAAGCCGATCGTTTCCGGGCCCAAATGTTAACTGAGCTGGCATCCATGAGTATTGAAGACGGCCTAGTCATGCAAATTCATCCAGGAGTCTACCGGAATCATAACCAGCCGCTTTTTGAAAAATTTGCCCGTGATAAAGGTGCTGATATTCCGGTTCAAGTTGAATTTGTCGAGAATTTACGTCCTTTATTGAACAAGTATGGCTGTCACCCAAAAATGAATATTATTGTGTTCACTTTAGATGAAACTACCTATTCAAGAGAGTTGGCGCCCTTGGCTGGTCACTATCCTGCTTTAAAACTTGGGCCTGCTTGGTGGTTCCATGATAGTCCAGAAGGAATGCGACGTTATCGTCAGCAAGTGACTGAAACAGCAGGGTTTTACAATACGGTAGGGTTTAATGATGACACGCGGGCATTTTTGTCTATTCCTGCTAGACATGATGTCGCTCGTCGTATGGATTGTGCTTTTTTAGCCGAGCTGGTATCTGATCACAGATTAACAGAACAACAAGCCGAACAAATTTCTTATGACCTTTCTTATAATTTGGTGAAGCAAGCCTATTATTTATAA
- a CDS encoding VIT family protein: MNQYKHHTHLSHRTGWLRAAVMGANDGIVSTASLIVGVAAANTSQQGILIAGLAGLVAGAMSMAAGEYVSVSSQADTEKADLAIEQKSIEQNFEFEQDELSKIYQDRGVEPAIAKQVAQQLMEYDALGAHARDDIGICDTGTAQPVQAALYSAITFTIGAAFPLIIAWLMPLNLLIPLVAIGSLVFLSLLGAIAAKTGGASIFTGAIRVTFWGSLAMASTAGIGQLFSL; encoded by the coding sequence ATGAATCAATATAAGCATCATACCCACTTATCACACCGAACCGGTTGGCTTCGTGCCGCTGTAATGGGTGCAAATGACGGTATTGTTTCAACCGCGAGTCTTATTGTTGGGGTGGCCGCAGCTAACACAAGCCAACAAGGGATACTTATAGCCGGATTAGCAGGACTAGTCGCTGGAGCAATGTCTATGGCTGCGGGGGAATATGTGTCGGTCAGCTCACAGGCCGATACTGAAAAAGCTGACCTTGCGATTGAACAAAAATCTATAGAGCAAAATTTTGAATTTGAGCAAGATGAACTTAGCAAAATTTACCAGGACAGAGGGGTGGAACCCGCTATTGCCAAACAAGTCGCGCAACAGTTAATGGAATACGACGCACTTGGCGCTCATGCTAGAGATGACATAGGCATTTGTGATACTGGAACAGCTCAACCTGTGCAAGCTGCACTATATTCTGCAATAACCTTCACAATAGGCGCTGCTTTTCCATTAATAATAGCTTGGCTAATGCCACTTAATTTATTAATTCCTTTAGTGGCAATAGGCTCCTTAGTCTTTTTATCTCTGCTAGGTGCAATTGCAGCCAAAACAGGTGGAGCATCAATTTTTACCGGTGCTATAAGAGTGACTTTTTGGGGATCATTAGCCATGGCTTCAACGGCAGGCATAGGCCAACTATTTAGTCTCTAA
- a CDS encoding GGDEF domain-containing response regulator, with protein sequence MKTDITIYLLEDNSDDIYLFKQIVNADDSCRYITVDFASVTSLQKSLEYIIPDLLVIDLNISESLGLQTLKDVKEISQDLPIIVLTGSDETLGLQAIKLGAQDYLLKDEVSTHSLKRAISYARERSVLYAALEELAIKDKLTDLYNRAAFDHRLENFEADYVRYQRSYAAILFDINGFKLINDNYGHGVGDIILQQVAHRLKMFNRASDFICRFGGDEFLLIAPSVTCAESLTEIIENKRAIIDDKYALKSPDNELITVDVSIAIGGAIRGLDAKSPYDLVQAADKNMYADKGNKSISKCW encoded by the coding sequence ATGAAGACAGACATAACAATTTATTTGTTAGAAGATAATTCAGATGACATCTATCTTTTCAAGCAGATTGTTAATGCAGATGATAGCTGTAGATATATAACTGTCGATTTTGCTTCAGTAACAAGTTTGCAAAAGTCTCTTGAATATATAATTCCTGACTTGTTAGTTATTGATTTAAATATCTCAGAAAGTCTAGGTTTACAAACGTTAAAAGATGTAAAAGAGATAAGCCAAGATCTTCCTATCATTGTTTTAACCGGTAGTGATGAAACGCTAGGTTTACAAGCAATAAAGTTAGGGGCTCAAGATTACCTATTAAAGGATGAAGTCAGCACTCACTCTCTTAAGCGGGCAATCTCATATGCGAGAGAGCGCAGCGTTTTGTATGCTGCACTTGAAGAATTAGCAATTAAGGATAAGTTGACGGATCTATATAATCGAGCTGCTTTTGATCACAGATTAGAAAATTTTGAAGCTGATTATGTCCGATATCAAAGATCTTATGCAGCCATACTGTTTGATATTAACGGGTTTAAGTTGATCAATGATAATTATGGGCATGGGGTTGGAGACATTATTTTACAGCAAGTTGCCCACCGTTTGAAAATGTTTAATCGAGCGAGTGATTTTATTTGTCGCTTTGGTGGAGATGAGTTTTTGTTAATTGCTCCCAGCGTTACCTGTGCTGAATCTTTAACTGAAATAATAGAAAATAAAAGGGCAATAATAGATGATAAATATGCTCTTAAGTCACCTGATAATGAATTAATTACTGTAGATGTGTCGATTGCCATTGGCGGAGCGATTCGCGGACTAGATGCAAAAAGCCCTTATGACTTAGTTCAGGCTGCAGATAAAAATATGTATGCAGACAAGGGCAATAAATCAATTTCTAAGTGTTGGTAA
- a CDS encoding MSHA biogenesis protein MshI, with protein sequence MNIGWRQYIKTKFRKASKFHSVGIEFGVHNLHISSLQKSNGQLIWVKQHSLSKENWQHQLKHYVEQNKLQSTKCNVVLSISKYQIMHLDRPAVDDSELVQALQWSVKENLPGDEDLVVDYFDPPTSSSGIKQVNVVAVTKSEICSIRDGILEAALVLEKICIEELSICNLIPFSEDAAIVLKQEQGGQLSLNIIKQSKLFFSRRLNGYENLGSLSAEELSMGIVDNLGLEVQRSMDYFESQLRQAPVKKLYLVLDSTHQDVIADLIKDLVYVSVVPFEPEIQKEQDLSLNPKSFTSLAAALASDKVLAE encoded by the coding sequence ATGAATATTGGCTGGCGTCAGTACATCAAAACTAAATTTAGAAAAGCATCTAAGTTCCATTCTGTTGGGATTGAATTTGGTGTGCATAATTTGCATATATCAAGTTTACAAAAGTCTAATGGCCAATTAATTTGGGTTAAACAACATTCTTTAAGTAAAGAAAATTGGCAACATCAGCTAAAACATTACGTTGAACAAAATAAATTGCAAAGCACTAAATGTAATGTAGTGTTATCAATATCTAAATATCAAATCATGCATTTAGATCGACCAGCAGTAGACGATTCTGAGCTAGTACAAGCATTACAATGGAGTGTTAAAGAGAACCTGCCTGGTGACGAAGATTTAGTTGTTGATTATTTTGATCCCCCCACATCGTCATCTGGTATAAAACAAGTCAATGTGGTTGCCGTTACCAAAAGTGAAATTTGTTCGATTCGTGATGGTATTTTGGAAGCGGCTTTAGTCTTAGAAAAAATATGCATAGAAGAATTGTCAATTTGCAACCTGATCCCTTTTAGCGAAGATGCAGCGATTGTATTAAAACAAGAGCAGGGTGGACAACTAAGCTTAAATATTATCAAACAAAGTAAGCTGTTTTTTTCTCGCCGACTTAATGGTTATGAAAATTTGGGCAGTTTGTCAGCTGAAGAATTATCTATGGGAATCGTGGATAATTTAGGCTTGGAAGTACAACGTTCTATGGACTATTTTGAGAGTCAATTACGTCAAGCGCCAGTTAAAAAACTGTATCTTGTATTGGATAGCACTCACCAAGATGTAATAGCAGATCTTATAAAAGATTTAGTGTATGTGTCTGTTGTGCCGTTTGAGCCAGAAATTCAAAAAGAACAGGACTTATCGCTAAATCCAAAAAGTTTTACAAGTTTAGCGGCAGCTCTAGCTAGCGATAAGGTACTTGCCGAATGA
- a CDS encoding PilN domain-containing protein, which yields MKLNINLYTADLQPKLRVLSLPFVVAVWLILVVVAVLINSYVSFSQQELMTELEQTQNNNSQQSALIKSLQDEYDGLVTDPKLLAEVATKQQIIKMKKRVYVELVGQDTQKRTGFADLMIDLAENHQKELWLTRIYMDSTSVTIEGATQDSEYIPMWVNKLSDSSFFRGQEFSDTRIFRDDEGLLNFILTKDADTQTAQAVANE from the coding sequence ATGAAGCTTAATATAAATCTGTATACAGCCGACCTTCAACCTAAACTTAGAGTGCTTTCTTTACCTTTTGTGGTTGCAGTCTGGCTAATCCTTGTTGTTGTTGCTGTTTTAATTAATAGCTACGTTTCTTTTTCTCAACAAGAATTGATGACAGAACTTGAGCAAACGCAGAATAATAACAGTCAACAAAGTGCGTTAATTAAATCCTTGCAAGATGAGTATGATGGATTAGTCACGGACCCTAAATTATTAGCTGAAGTAGCAACTAAACAGCAAATAATTAAGATGAAAAAGCGAGTTTATGTTGAATTGGTTGGCCAAGATACACAAAAACGTACTGGTTTTGCAGATTTGATGATTGATTTAGCTGAGAATCATCAGAAAGAATTATGGCTCACTCGGATATATATGGATAGCACCAGTGTCACTATTGAAGGTGCTACCCAAGACTCTGAATATATTCCAATGTGGGTCAACAAATTAAGTGACTCTAGTTTTTTTCGAGGACAAGAGTTTTCTGACACACGAATATTTCGAGATGATGAAGGATTATTGAATTTTATTTTGACCAAAGATGCAGATACACAAACTGCTCAGGCGGTGGCAAATGAGTGA
- the gspM gene encoding type II secretion system protein GspM has product MSESKVSEFSKLSDKFIELSTREQVLLFLAGVALIVYLLYTLLLEPTFDKTQMLNTNIIAEKEQQQTVKLQLEKLTNGVQVDLNIEVRQRIEKLNQEINALDEKLQNKISNLVPAKQMVEVLESVLKNSKDIKLIALNSIPPTPLYLGETNTDKPKEVAELYHHGVKLVFEGSYFAIQAYLEKLESLKWKFYWKKFEYKVEEYPASRVELEIFTVSTSKAFMGV; this is encoded by the coding sequence ATGAGTGAATCTAAAGTATCTGAATTTTCTAAACTTTCAGATAAGTTCATAGAGTTAAGCACGCGAGAGCAAGTGTTATTGTTTTTGGCAGGTGTCGCGTTGATTGTATATTTGCTTTACACATTACTGTTAGAGCCTACATTTGATAAAACACAAATGTTGAATACCAATATTATCGCTGAGAAAGAGCAACAGCAAACGGTGAAGTTGCAGTTAGAAAAATTAACCAATGGTGTTCAGGTCGACCTTAATATTGAAGTTCGTCAGCGTATTGAAAAATTAAATCAAGAAATCAATGCCTTAGACGAAAAATTACAAAATAAGATAAGTAATTTAGTGCCAGCTAAGCAGATGGTAGAAGTGCTAGAAAGTGTATTAAAAAATAGTAAAGATATTAAATTAATTGCACTAAATTCGATTCCACCTACGCCTTTATATTTGGGTGAAACTAATACAGATAAACCTAAAGAGGTTGCTGAACTTTATCATCATGGTGTTAAGCTAGTTTTTGAAGGGTCTTACTTTGCGATACAAGCTTATTTAGAAAAACTAGAATCTCTGAAGTGGAAGTTTTATTGGAAAAAGTTCGAATACAAGGTTGAAGAATACCCTGCTAGTCGAGTTGAACTAGAAATTTTTACTGTAAGCACCAGTAAAGCTTTTATGGGAGTATAG
- the mshL gene encoding pilus (MSHA type) biogenesis protein MshL: MVFKKLLFISLVIVTCGCQTPPQKSAVENSLDSAIAEFDQQKNTTAKSLDSIPDEVNQALLPKTTETPEQLFGVVKYDINAQQLPAAVFFSSIVKDTPFSVAIHPEVTGDISLDLKQVALNDVFDLVAELYGYEIERKQNIYRIYPSGMRTETFAVNYLLMKRNGTTQTSITSGGVSQVASSSSGNSSNQSGTSSQNNFSGNSNSSNSSGGNSSNSNSGNGTNISTSTDTDFWSDLLATLETMIPEGDGRSVMVTPQAGLVTVRALPGEIRSIKAFLDVSEEIVQRQVILEARIIEVSLDDGYQQGINWGQILANSGSTDFQFSTTAGTIGNSISAALGNVTSLSFVNKDFSGVLSLLSTQGNVQVLSSPRVTATNNQKAVIKVGDDEYFVTDVSSQSTISSSSTSVVPNIELTPFFSGIALDVTPQINQYDEVLLHVHPSVIETQEQEKVVTLNEEQYILPLAQSNIRESDTVIKAKSGEIVVIGGLMQSIISTSESQTPWLGDIPVFGNLFKSKQEKEVKKELIILIRPTVVNNNTWKQELRRSRDQMADWLLVD; encoded by the coding sequence ATGGTTTTTAAAAAATTATTATTTATTAGTTTGGTGATTGTAACTTGTGGCTGTCAAACTCCACCTCAAAAGAGTGCTGTGGAGAATTCTCTAGATTCTGCGATTGCCGAATTTGATCAGCAAAAAAATACAACGGCTAAATCTCTTGATTCAATACCTGATGAAGTGAATCAAGCTTTATTGCCGAAAACAACTGAAACACCTGAGCAACTCTTTGGCGTAGTAAAGTACGATATCAATGCGCAACAACTGCCAGCCGCTGTATTTTTTAGCAGCATAGTAAAAGATACCCCTTTTAGTGTGGCTATTCACCCAGAAGTGACGGGCGATATTTCATTAGATTTAAAACAAGTAGCGCTAAATGATGTATTTGATTTAGTTGCAGAACTTTACGGTTACGAAATTGAGCGTAAACAAAATATTTATCGTATCTATCCGTCAGGTATGCGCACCGAAACTTTTGCAGTTAATTATTTATTAATGAAAAGAAATGGTACTACCCAAACAAGTATAACCTCGGGTGGTGTATCACAAGTTGCTTCGAGCAGTAGCGGTAATAGTAGTAATCAAAGTGGTACTAGCTCTCAAAATAACTTCAGTGGCAATAGTAACAGTAGTAATAGCAGTGGTGGCAACAGTTCTAATTCTAATAGTGGTAATGGCACAAACATTTCGACTAGCACTGATACCGATTTTTGGTCGGATTTATTGGCAACTTTAGAGACAATGATCCCTGAAGGGGATGGCAGAAGCGTGATGGTTACACCACAAGCAGGATTAGTGACAGTGCGAGCACTACCTGGTGAGATTCGCTCAATAAAGGCTTTTCTAGATGTGTCTGAAGAAATAGTGCAAAGACAAGTTATCTTAGAAGCTAGAATTATTGAAGTATCCTTAGATGACGGTTACCAACAAGGGATAAATTGGGGACAGATCTTGGCTAATAGTGGCTCGACAGATTTCCAGTTTTCAACTACAGCAGGCACCATTGGTAACTCAATCAGCGCAGCTTTAGGTAATGTCACAAGCTTGTCTTTTGTTAATAAAGATTTCTCGGGTGTTTTATCCTTATTATCAACTCAAGGTAATGTTCAGGTTCTGTCTAGCCCAAGAGTCACTGCGACTAATAATCAAAAAGCTGTGATTAAAGTGGGTGATGACGAATATTTTGTTACTGACGTATCCAGCCAAAGTACCATTTCATCAAGTAGCACATCTGTAGTTCCAAATATTGAACTAACTCCATTCTTCTCTGGTATTGCTTTAGATGTGACCCCGCAAATTAATCAGTATGATGAAGTGTTGTTACATGTGCATCCTTCAGTGATAGAAACACAAGAACAAGAGAAAGTGGTTACTTTAAACGAAGAGCAATACATTTTACCGTTAGCACAAAGTAACATTCGAGAGTCAGATACTGTTATTAAAGCTAAATCGGGAGAAATTGTGGTAATAGGCGGCCTTATGCAATCCATTATTTCTACTTCCGAATCTCAAACTCCTTGGTTAGGTGATATTCCAGTATTTGGTAATTTATTTAAAAGCAAACAAGAAAAAGAAGTGAAAAAGGAATTGATCATTTTGATTCGACCTACAGTTGTTAATAATAATACTTGGAAACAGGAATTACGCCGCAGTCGAGATCAAATGGCTGACTGGCTTTTAGTGGATTAA